In the Nerophis ophidion isolate RoL-2023_Sa linkage group LG19, RoL_Noph_v1.0, whole genome shotgun sequence genome, one interval contains:
- the LOC133537836 gene encoding olfactory receptor 10J4-like, protein MAAEFNGTYITFGGYVDMDKYGYIYFVIFLTLYILILCSNCTIICLIWIHRDLHEPMYIFIAALSLNSVLFSSGIYPKLCIDVLSQKQTISLSACMFQYFVVHSLGASDFLLLSAMSYDRYVSICQPLQYPTIMTKRTVIVLLTLAWFLPASQLTVGVVMNFKQKMCTFTTGGVWCNTSVHKLHCVKSTFHNVFVLFVIITSVIAPVMFILFTYIKIFTITVHSSGEVRKKATETCLPHLIVLFCFTCFTVFDVLTERLQSDLPKRVSLAMTLQVVVYSPLLNPIIYGVKMKEISKHIKKLFCQVKHRK, encoded by the coding sequence ATGGCTGCTgaattcaatggaacatatataaCTTTTGGTGGCTATGTAGACATGGACAAATATGgatatatttattttgtcatatttttgacACTATATATTCTCATCCTCTGCTCTAACTGCACCATTATATGTCTAATCTGGATCCACAGGGACCTTCATGAGCCTATGTACATTTTCATTGCTGCTTTGTCACTCAACTCTGTTTTGTTTAGCAGTGGAATCTACCCTAAACTTTGCATTGACGTCTTATCTCAAAAACAGACCATTTCTCTTTCTGCTTGTATGTTTCAATATTTTGTTGTTCATTCATTAGGTGCATCAGACTTCTTACTGTTGTCAGCCATGTCTTATGACAGGTATGTGTCTATCTGCCAACCTCTGCAGTATCCAACTATCATGACAAAAAGAACTGTCATTGTCCTCTTGACTTTGGCCTGGTTTCTACCTGCAAGCCAGCTCACAGTTGGAGTTGTaatgaattttaaacaaaaaatgtgcACTTTTACTACAGGTGGAGTCTGGTGTAACACTTCCGTCCACAAACTTCACTGTGTAAAATCCACATttcataatgtttttgttttgtttgtcataATAACTTCTGTTATTGCTCCTGTGATGTTCATTCTTTTTACTTATATAAAGATATTTACAATAACTGTTCACAGTTCTGGGGAAGTTAGGAAAAAAGCTACAGAGACATGTTTACCCCACCTGATAGTTTTATTCTGCTTCACTTGTTTCACTGTTTTTGATGTTCTGACAGAACGACTGCAGTCAGACCTTCCAAAAAGAGTAAGTTTAGCAATGACTTTACAAGTGGTTGTGTATAGTCCTCTGTTAAATCCAATCATATATGGAGTGAAAATGAAAGAAATATCCAAACACATAAAGAAATTGTTTTGTCAGGTCAAACACCGGAAATAA
- the LOC133537837 gene encoding olfactory receptor 10J4-like: MAAEFNGTYITFGGYVDKDKYGYIYFVIFLTLYILILCANCTIICLIWIHRDLHEPMYIFIAALSLNSVLFSSGIYPKLCIDVLSQKQTISLSACMFQYFVVHSLGGSDFLLLSAMSYDRYVSICQPLQYPTIMTKRTVIVLLTLAWFLPASQLTVGVVMNFKQKMCTFTTGGVWCNTSVHKLHCVKSAFHNVYVLFVIITSGIAPVMFILFTYIKIFIITVHRSGEVRKKATETCLPHLIVLFCFTCLLVFDVLTERLQSDLPKRVSLAMTLQVVVYSPLLNPIIYGVKMKEISKHIKKLFFQVKHRK, encoded by the coding sequence ATGGCTGCTgaattcaatggaacatatataaCTTTTGGTGGCTATGTAGACAAAGACAAATATGgatatatttattttgtcatcTTTTTGACACTTTATATTCTCATCCTCTGCGCTAACTGCACCATTATATGTCTAATCTGGATTCACAGGGATCTTCATGAGCCTATGTACATTTTCATTGCTGCTTTGTCACTCAACTCTGTTTTGTTTAGCAGTGGAATCTACCCTAAACTTTGCATTGACGTCTTATCTCAAAAACAGACCATTTCTCTTTCTGCTTGTATGTTTCAATATTTTGTTGTTCATTCATTAGGTGGATCAGACTTCTTACTGTTGTCAGCCATGTCTTATGACAGGTATGTGTCTATCTGCCAACCTCTGCAGTATCCAACTATCATGACAAAAAGAACTGTCATTGTCCTCTTGACTTTGGCCTGGTTTCTACCTGCAAGCCAGCTCACAGTTGGAGTTGTaatgaattttaaacaaaaaatgtgcACTTTTACTACAGGTGGAGTCTGGTGTAACACTTCCGTCCACAAACTTCACTGTGTAAAATCCGCATTTCataatgtttatgttttgtttgtcatAATAACTTCTGGTATTGCTCCTGTGATGTTCATTCTTTTTACTTATATAAAGATATTTATAATAACTGTTCACAGATCTGGGGAAGTTAGGAAAAAAGCTACAGAGACATGTTTACCCCACCTGATAGTTTTATTCTGCTTCACTTGTTTACTTGTTTTTGATGTTCTGACAGAACGACTGCAGTCAGACCTTCCAAAAAGAGTAAGTTTAGCAATGACTTTACAAGTGGTTGTGTATAGTCCTCTGTTAAATCCAATCATCTATGGAGTGAAAATGAAAGAAATATCCAAACACATAAAGAAATTGTTTTTTCAGGTCAAACACCGGaaataa